DNA sequence from the Streptomyces sp. CA-210063 genome:
CGGTGATCACCTCGTCGGCGACGAGCAGGAAGCCGTACCGGTCGGCCAGCGCCCGCAGGCCCTGCCAGTAACCGTGGGGCGGGGTGATGCAGCCGCCCCGGTTCTGCACCGGCTCGGCGATCAGCATCGCGACCGTCTCCGGGCCCTCGGCCAGGATCGCGGCCTCCAGCTCGGCGAGCAGGCGGGAGCTGAACGTCTCGTCGTCGACGTACTCGGGAGCGAGACCGAACCGGTTGGTGTGGGACACGAACCGGGTCTCGATCGCCGGCGGGCCGTACGGCTCCGTCAGCCCGGGGTCGTCGGTGAGCGACAGGGTGCCGATGGTCAGACCGTGGTAGGCGCCGCGCCGGGCGATCGCCTTCACCCGGCCCGGCTCCCCGCGCAGGGCGTGGTAGCGGCGGGCGATCTTCCAGGCGGTCTCGACGGCTTCGGCGCCGCCACTGGAGAAGAAGGTGTGCTCGATGTCGACGGGGGCGATCCGGGCCAGCCGTTCGGCGAGTTCGATCGCCGTCGGGTGTGCGGAGGAGGTCCACAGCGGGCTGTAGCACAGCTCGCGCAGCTGCCGTTCGGCGGCTTCGGCGAACTCGGGGCCGTAGGAGTAACCGAGCTGGCAGCAGTACAGCCCTGACAGACCGTCGATGTAGCGCCTGCCGTCGGCGTCGTCGACGTACGGGCCCTCCCCCCGCCGGACGACGAGGAGGTTCTCGCCCTCGGGGCCGAGCGAGCCGTTGGGGGTCATGTTGAGGAGCAGGTGTCTGGCCGCGGTGGCGGACAGTTCACCGGCCGGGGTGCGGGTGCTGGTGGTCATTCGGGGTCACTCCCGGTGGACAGGCCCATGGCGGGCTCCGTCGGCAGCAGACCGTCCTGCTTGCCGGCGCCGCCGAGCCTGCGTACCGCGGCGACCAGGGCGAGGGCCTGGACGGCGACCGCGATGAGCACCGCGCTGACGGCCGTCACCGACGGGTCGACATCGAACTGGAGGACGTTGAACACCTGGACCGGCAGGGTCACGGTGTCCACCGAGGACAGGAACATGGAGATGAAGAACTCGTCGAAGCTGGTGATGAACGAGAAGATCGCGGCGGCGATCAGGCCGGGCATGGCCAGCGGGAGTGTGATGCGCCGGGCGACGGTCAGGCGGCCGGCGCCCATGCTGGCCGCCGCGTCCTCCAGCCGTTCGTCGATGCCCTTCAGCGTGGCCATGAGGATCATCACCGCGATCGGTGAGGCGAGCACGGTGTGGCCGAGGGCGATGGCGATCGGGCTGCCGAGCATCGCGGCGGGCTCGAAGAGCAGGAACAGCCCGAGCGCGACGACCACCTGGGGGATCACCAGGGGTGCCAGGACGAGTCCGTAGACCGCCGAGCGCAGTGGCAGGTTGCTGCGGACCAGCGCGGTCGCCGCCGTGATGCCCAGGCCGAGGGAGAACACGGTGGTCAGTGAGGCGACCAGGGCGCTCAGCGAGAGCGCGGCCGGCCACTTGCTGCCGTCGGCGAACAGCGACGTGTACCAGCTGAGCGTCCAGGAGTCCGGCGGGAAGGAGCCGAACGCGTCGCTGCCGAAGGAGGTGACGACGATGAGGACGATCGGCAGGGCGAGGAACAGCAGGATCAGCGTGGAGGCGGCGGTCAGGAAGATCCGCCCGGCCAGGGTCGAGCGCAGCGCGATCATGAGATACCTCGATTCTTCGCGGCCTCGCTCAGGGCCTTGATCAGCCGCAGCAGGAGCAGACCCGCGAAGGTGAGGACCAGCAGGATGATGCCGAGCGCGGCGGCGCCGTTCCACTGGCTCTGCTTCATCACCTGCTCACTGATGAGCGAGGCCACCATGGTCTGCTTCGGGCCGCCCATGAGGGCGGGGGTGAGGTAGTAGCCGAGGCAGAGGATGAAGCACAGGATGCCCGCGTTGACCAGGCCGGGAGCGACCATCGGCAGGTAGACCCGGCGGAAGATCGTCAGCCGTCCCGCGCCCATGCTGGCCGCGGCGGCCGGCAGCCTGCGGTCGATGCCCTTCATGACCGCGTACAGCAGCAGCACGGTGTACGGCAGCATCACGGAGGTGGTGCCGATGACGACACCGATCTCGTTGTAGAGCAACTGGAAGGGTGCGCCGGGGAACTTGAGGTCCGTCAGGGCGTTGTTCACCACGCCGTGTTCACCGAGCAGGATGATCCAGCCGTAGGTGCGCACCAGCGCGCTGATGAAGTGCGGCACGATGACGATGATCATCACCAGGCCCGCCCACAGTGGCTTGAGCCGGGAGACGGCGGCGGCCAGCAGGAACCCGATGACCAGGCTCAGCAGCGAGGTCTCGGCGGAGATCCGCAGGGTGGTGAGGAGGACGTCCAGGTTGGAGCCCTGGAGGGCGTTCGCGTACCAGTACAGCGTCCAGCCGCCGTCCTCGCCTTTGAAGCTGAGGAGCAGGGTGCTGAAGATCGGGTAGACGAACAGCACCAGCAGATAGATGACGACGGGGGCGGCGTTGAGCAGCCCGAAGCGGGTGCGACGCTCGGACAGCGCGCGGCGCAGCCGGTGCAGCCGGCCCTTGCGGGCGGCGGGGGTCGCGGGGCCCGGGGCCGGGGGCGCGGGGGCGAGGAGGGATCCGGCCATGCTCACCCGCCTCCTTCCACCGCGAAGAGGCTGACGTCGTCGGGGTGGGCCGTCAGGCTGACCTGCTCGCCGAGGACGGGGGCGCGTCCGGCCGGGAGTTCCAGCCGTACGAGGCCCGTGTCGGCGTCGCCCGCCGGGCGGACGGTGACACGGACGAGGGTGCCGACGTAGGTGACCGTCTCCACGGTCCCGGTACAGAACCCGTCGCCGGGTGCGCACAGCCCGAGCCGGCCGGGCTGCACCGCGGCCCGTACCCGTGCTCCCTCCGCTCCCGACTGCGGGCGGGCCTTGAGCAGCCCTCCCGTGTCGAGCCGCACGAGGGTCTGCTCGGACGTCTGCTGCTGCACGGTGCCGGACAGGAAGTTGGCCGCGCCGAGGAAGTCGGCGACGAACGGGGTGCGCGGGCGCTCGAAGAGCTCGCGCGGGGTGTCGAACTGATCGATCCGCCCGTCCCGCATCACCGCGATCCGGTCGGACAGGACCAGCGCCTCCTCCTGATCGTGCGTCACATAGATGACGGTCAGCCCGAGTTCCTGCTGGATGCGCTTGATCTCGGTCTGGAGCTGGTCGCGCAGCTTCTTGTCGAGGGCGCCCAGCGGCTCGTCCATGAGGATCACCGGGGGCCGGTAGACCAGGGCCCGGCACAGCGCGACGCGCTGCTGCTGGCCACCGGACAGCTCGCGCGGCCGGCGCCGGGCCAGGGCGGACAGTCCGGCCATCTCCAGCGTCTCGCCGACGCGGCGACGCAGCTCCGCCTTGGGGATGTCGCGCAGTTGCAGCGGGAAGGCGACGTTCTCCCACACCGTCATGTGCGGGAACAGCAGATACTGCTGGAAGACGAAGCCGAGGCCGCGCTTCTGCGGGGCGAGCCGGGTCACGTCACGGCCACCGACGACGATGCTGCCGGAGTCGGGTTCGCAGAACCCGGCGATCATCATCAGGGTGGTGGTCTTGCCGGAGCCGGAGGACCCCAGGAAGGTGACGAACTCGCCGCCCGCGATCTCCATGGAGACCGAGTCGACGGCGGTGACGCCGCTGTACGTCTTGCGCAGGTCCGTGACGGAGAGGGGTTTTCCGGTGCCGGTCCCCGGCGGCGGGGAGACCGCCGGGGAGGACTGGGGCTGGGACTTCAGGTGCAGCTCAGGCATTGACCCACTCCTGCCAGCGCTTGGACACGGCTTCCTCGTTCTTGATCCACCACTCGACGTCCAGGTCGAACCCGGACTTCAGGTGCTCGGGCGAGCTGGCCAGGTTGCCGGCGGCGGCCGAGGACAGCTTCTTGTAGGCGGCGGGCACGACCGGCGCCATCGGGTACACCTCGGCGTAGGCGGCCTGGATGTCGGGCCGCAGCGCGAAGTCGATCAGCTGGTAGGCGGCGTCGGGGTTCGCCGCGCCCTTGGGGACGCAGAAGCCGTTGCTCTGCCGGCGGGCGCCGTTCCACTGGTACGCCATCGGTGAGCCGCCCTTGATCAGGGCGTCGAGACGGCCGTGCCAGACACTGGTGGCGACGACCTCCTCGCGGCCCAGCAGCAGGCCGGGGAGGGCACCGGTGTCCCAGTACTTACGGACGGATCCCTTGATGCTGTCGAGGGACCTGAAGGCCCGGTCCACGTCGAGGGGATACAGCTTGTCCAGGGGCACACCGTCGGCGAGGAGGGCGAACTCCAGCTCGGGCAGGTCGGCGTCGCGGGCCTGGAGGGCGCGGCTGCCGGAGAACGCCTTGGTGTCCCAGAAGTCCGCCCAGCTCTCGGGCTTCTTCCCGTCGAAGGCGTCGGTGCGGTACGCCATGACGCTGGCCCAGTAGTTCTTGCCGACGCCGTGGGTCGTCATCAGGGAGTCGGCGATGCCCGTGTTCTTGGTGCTCTTCAGCCGGTCGTAGTCGAGTTCCTCGGTGGCGTCCTCGTCCTTGAAGCGCACGATGTCGGCCATGGAGGTGTCGATCAGGTCGAACTGCGGGCGGCCCTGCTTGATCTGGGCGAGCAGCTGGGCGTACGCGATGTTCACCACCTTGATCTGGACGCCGGTCTCCTTGGTGAACGCGTCGTAGACCGCCTTCTGGTTGGCGTCTCCGTAGGTGCCACCGCTGTTGCGGACGACGAGCGTCTTGGAGTTCTTGCCACTGCCGTCGGCGACGGACCGGCTGGTGCCGGTGCCGCAGGCGCTGAGGGCGGACGCGGCGGCGAGACCCGCCGTGGCTCCGCCGACTCCGCGCAGGAAGAGCCGACGGTCGATCCGGGCGTCTCTCATGGTGTGCCTCCTGGGTGGTGCTGCTGGGAAGGGGGGCAGGGGGTGGGGCGCTACGAGCAGGGGGGTGTGGGGCGCGCTGCGAGCAGGGGGGGTGGGGCGCGCTACGAGCAGGGGGGTGGGGCGCGCTACGAGCAGGGGTCGGGGTGCTACGGGCGGGGGGCCGCCTCGTCGGATCCGTGGCCCGCGCCAGGGGTCCGGAGGGTGTCGGGGCGCGCGGCCGTGTCGGGGTCCCACGGCACGGCGAGGGCGGCGAGCTCGGCGCCGGGGGCGACGGTGAGGCCGTGCATGCCGTAGAAGATCCGTCCGCCGGCCGGGGCGTGGACCGTGTGCTCCGTGCCGTCGGCCGGGTCGACGATGCGGCCGAGGATGTCGCCCTGAGCCACTTCGCCGATGACGTCGGCGTCGAAGGAGAACTCCGGGTACCACAGGCCGGTGGCCTCGGCGGTGACACCGGCGGACCAGACCCACTCGCGGATCGGCGCCGGGGCGGAGCCGTCCTGGTCGAGGACGCCCAGGTGGCGCAGTGCCGTGAGGAGTCCGTCGACGCGGCGCAGGGCCGTGGGCTCGTCCCGCTGCCCGAGTGAGCCCACCTCGACGAGGACCGCCGAGATGCCCCGGCGGGCGGCGGCCGCGTGGCTGTTGCCGCCGTCGGCCTTCGGTCCGAGGACGACGTCCTCGATACCGAAGGAGCCTGCCAGTTCGGCCGTGGCCTTGTCGAGGTCCGGGTCACCGGTGAGGCGGTAGCCGACGAAGTCCCGCAGGACCTGGTCGATGCCGCCGCAGTGCAGGTCGACGTAGACGTCGGCGGCGTCGACCAGGTGGGTGAAGAGCCAGGCGGCCAGCCGTTCGGTGGGGCCGCCGGCCGGATCGCCGGGGAAGACGCGGTTGAGGTTCACGCCGTCGACCGGGGAGACGTTGAGGCGGCCCTGGTACACGGCGGGAGGGTTGGCGACGGGGCAGATGATCACCTGGCCGTGCACCTCGGCGGGGTCCAGCCTGTCCGCCAGTCGTACGACCGCGTCGATGGGCGTGAACTCGCCGCCGTGCACACCGGCGGTGATGACGACCCGGGGTCCGGGGCGGGAGCCGTTGACCAGGGTCAGCGGAATGTCGACGGTGAGGGTGCCGAGGTCGGCCCTGACGGTGCCGCGGGCCTTGGTGCCGGACTGCGCGTGCAGGGAACCGACCAAGAGGGTGGCGTCGTTCATGGTCATGCCTCCGTACGGCCGACGGTGGAGAGGAAGTCGATGGGCTGGGGCGAGGTGCCGTCCAGCGCGAGGTCGGCGGCGATGTCGCCGAAGGCGGGCGAGAGCTTGAAGCCGTGGCCGGAGAAGCCGGCGAGCAGGATGACGTTCTCGGCGCCGGGCAGGGGGCCGACCAGGGGGCGGCTGCTTTCGGTGTAGCCCTCCATATAGACGGAGAGCCGGGTCGGGTCCGGGTGCAGGTCCGGCAGGTAACGCGCGATCAACTCGGAGAAGATGTCCAGCTCTTCGGGCTGTACGGTCCGATCCAGCTGGTTGGGGTCGCCCGCGGGCCGGTGCAGGGCGCGGGACAGGCCGAGCTTGACGGAGACGCCGTCCGGGGAGGGCAGGCCGTAGCAGTGGGTGGGCGCGGTACGGATGAACGCAGGGCGCTCCTCGCCGAACCAGGCGTCGGGGGTGGTGGGCACGTACCAGGCACTGACGAGGCGGCGGACGTCCACCTCCCACGGCAGGTCGGGAAGCAAGTCGTTGACCCAGGGGCCGGGAGTGACGACGACGGTGTCGAAGCGCTCGCTGCCGGAGTCGGTGCGGATCTCGACGCCGCCCGCGACGGGGACGATCTCGCGGACCGTGCTGTAGCGGTGGATGACGGCACCCAGCTGCTCGGCGCGGCGGGCGGCGGTCTGGATGGTCAGCTCCGGGCGGATGAAACCGGCGCGGCGGTCGAGCACGGCCACGTCGCCGTCCTCGATCCGATAGTGGGAGAATCGTTTCGCCAGAAGCTCGGCGTCAAGCACCTCGTGGTCGAGGCCGTGCTCCGCGATGGACTCCAGGACGGTGGCCATCTGCTGGTGCCCGGTCGGCCCCATCAGCAGACACCCGGTCAGTCGGCGCAGCTCACGGCCGGTCTCCTGCTGAAGCCGCTCCCACAGGCCGTCGGCGTGCTGGAGCAGCGGGACGTACCGGGAGTCCTCGAAGTGCGCACTGCGGAAGATCCGGGTCTCGCCGCCGGCGGCACCGCGGTCGTGGCCGGGGGCGAACCGGTCGTACCCGACGACCTCGGCGCCCCGGGCCGCCAGCCGCCAGGCGGCCTGGCTGCCCATCGTTCCGACGCCGACGACGGCGACGCGCTTCCTGGCAGCTGACACAGGACTTTCCTTTCGTATCGCCGAGGCGCATGCTGGGCGCCCGACGCGAGGCTGGTCGATTCGAGGTGGTTTGAACGGGGGCCGGGCCCTCCTGCGGGCCCACGGCTCACAGCCACCGTGTATCGCGGTGCCGGCCCGCGTCTCCGGGATCTTCCCGCTGGGCCGTGCCACATTGTGGAACGCTGTGCTAGAATCTGGCACAGAGAATGACAGTGGCTCGGAGGCGAGTCAAGAGGGTGTTCATCGGAAATTCCGAGGATTAACAGGGGGAAACCGGATGGAAATGAAGAGCGTCACCAGGTCTCTGCGGATCCTGGAGGCGGTCGCCCAGCATCAGCCGGTCACCGTCGGGGAGTTGACGAAGCTCTTCGGTCTCCCGAAGTCGACCGTGCAGCGCACCCTGGTCACACTGGCCGAGGCGGGCTGGCTGCGCGCGAACCGCAAGGACACCACCCGCTGGGAGATCGGCGCCCGCGTCCTGGCCGTTCGACCCGCCGCCCTCCAGGGCTCCAGCCTGTTCGCCGCCGCCCGCGAACCCATGATCCGACTCCGGGACACCGTGAACGAGACCATCCACCTGTCGGTGCCCGACGCACTGCAGTGTGTGGTCGTGGTGGACCGCGTCGACTGCGACCACCCCGTACGGACCTTCCACACCATCGGCGACACCTCACCCCTGCACGCCACCGCCGCCGGACGTGCGATCCTCGCCCACCTTCCGAAGCGGGACGTCGAGGAACTCATCACGCGGGGACTGGAGCGCTTCAGCGACACGACCCCCGCCGACCCCGACGAACTGCGCGCCGACCTGGACCGGATCCGCGCCGACGGCTACGCGATCAACCGGAACCAGTACCGGCCGGGCGTGTGCGCCCTCGCCGCACCCGTGCTCGACGAGAGCGGGACACCGCTGGCCGCCGTGGCCATCTCGATGCCCGACTCCCGGTACGACGAGGACCGGGTGCCCGAGTGGGGCGACCTCGCCGCCGGCACGGCCGCGGAGATCACCGGGCGCCTGCTGGGCGCCTGAGGGGAAGGCAGTGGCCCGCAAGGGGCTCCCAGCCCGTTGGCCAGCCGTGCCATATTGTGGAACACCATGCTAGAATCCGGCACGGATCTTGCACCACGCGGCTCCGAAAAGGGAGTCAAGAGGTGAGCACGACGAAGCCACGCGCCTGACGGGGGCACCGGATGGAAATGAAGAGTGTCACCAGGTCACTGCGCATCCTGGAAGCGGTCGCCCAACATCAGCCGGTCACCGTGGGTGAGCTGACGAAGCTCTTCGGCATGCCGAAGTCGACCGTGCAGCGCACCCTGGTCACACTCAACGAGGCGGGCTGGCTGCGCGCGAACCGCAAGGACACCACCCGCTGGGAGATCGGCGCCCGCGTCCTGGCCGTACGACCCGCCGCCCTCCAGGGCTCCAGCCTGTTCGCCGCCGCCCGCGAACCCATGATCCGACTCCGGGACACCGTGAACGAGACCATCCACCTGTCGGTGCCCGACGCACTGCACAGCATGGTCGTCGTCGACCGCGTCGACTGCGACCACCCCGTACGGACCTTCCACACCATCGGCGACACCTCACCCCTGCACGCCACGGCCACCGGGCACGCGATCCTCGCCCATCTCCCGAGTCGCGAGGTCGACGAGTTCGCGACGGGCACGTTCGAGGGTTACGGCGAGGAGACCATCACCGACCCGGTCGAGCTGCGCACGGAGCTCGACCGGGTCAAAGAACGTGGATACGCCGTGAACCACAACCAGTACCTCCAGGGTGTCTGCGCCATCGCGGCCCCCGTCCTGGACGGTGACGGCGTCCCGCTGGCCGCGGTGGCCGTCTCGCTGCCGGACTCCCGCTTCGAGCCCGGCCGGCTCGCCGAGCTGGGACAGCTGGTGAGCGAGACGGCGGCGGAGATCACCGCGCGCCACCTGCGCTGAGGGCGGCGGCTCCGGCCACCCGGACCGCATGCGTGCGGCACTCCCC
Encoded proteins:
- a CDS encoding ABC transporter ATP-binding protein, with the protein product MPELHLKSQPQSSPAVSPPPGTGTGKPLSVTDLRKTYSGVTAVDSVSMEIAGGEFVTFLGSSGSGKTTTLMMIAGFCEPDSGSIVVGGRDVTRLAPQKRGLGFVFQQYLLFPHMTVWENVAFPLQLRDIPKAELRRRVGETLEMAGLSALARRRPRELSGGQQQRVALCRALVYRPPVILMDEPLGALDKKLRDQLQTEIKRIQQELGLTVIYVTHDQEEALVLSDRIAVMRDGRIDQFDTPRELFERPRTPFVADFLGAANFLSGTVQQQTSEQTLVRLDTGGLLKARPQSGAEGARVRAAVQPGRLGLCAPGDGFCTGTVETVTYVGTLVRVTVRPAGDADTGLVRLELPAGRAPVLGEQVSLTAHPDDVSLFAVEGGG
- a CDS encoding IclR family transcriptional regulator, yielding MKSVTRSLRILEAVAQHQPVTVGELTKLFGLPKSTVQRTLVTLAEAGWLRANRKDTTRWEIGARVLAVRPAALQGSSLFAAAREPMIRLRDTVNETIHLSVPDALQCVVVVDRVDCDHPVRTFHTIGDTSPLHATAAGRAILAHLPKRDVEELITRGLERFSDTTPADPDELRADLDRIRADGYAINRNQYRPGVCALAAPVLDESGTPLAAVAISMPDSRYDEDRVPEWGDLAAGTAAEITGRLLGA
- a CDS encoding ABC transporter permease gives rise to the protein MAGSLLAPAPPAPGPATPAARKGRLHRLRRALSERRTRFGLLNAAPVVIYLLVLFVYPIFSTLLLSFKGEDGGWTLYWYANALQGSNLDVLLTTLRISAETSLLSLVIGFLLAAAVSRLKPLWAGLVMIIVIVPHFISALVRTYGWIILLGEHGVVNNALTDLKFPGAPFQLLYNEIGVVIGTTSVMLPYTVLLLYAVMKGIDRRLPAAAASMGAGRLTIFRRVYLPMVAPGLVNAGILCFILCLGYYLTPALMGGPKQTMVASLISEQVMKQSQWNGAAALGIILLVLTFAGLLLLRLIKALSEAAKNRGIS
- the solA gene encoding N-methyl-L-tryptophan oxidase, with the translated sequence MSAARKRVAVVGVGTMGSQAAWRLAARGAEVVGYDRFAPGHDRGAAGGETRIFRSAHFEDSRYVPLLQHADGLWERLQQETGRELRRLTGCLLMGPTGHQQMATVLESIAEHGLDHEVLDAELLAKRFSHYRIEDGDVAVLDRRAGFIRPELTIQTAARRAEQLGAVIHRYSTVREIVPVAGGVEIRTDSGSERFDTVVVTPGPWVNDLLPDLPWEVDVRRLVSAWYVPTTPDAWFGEERPAFIRTAPTHCYGLPSPDGVSVKLGLSRALHRPAGDPNQLDRTVQPEELDIFSELIARYLPDLHPDPTRLSVYMEGYTESSRPLVGPLPGAENVILLAGFSGHGFKLSPAFGDIAADLALDGTSPQPIDFLSTVGRTEA
- a CDS encoding IclR family transcriptional regulator, with amino-acid sequence MKSVTRSLRILEAVAQHQPVTVGELTKLFGMPKSTVQRTLVTLNEAGWLRANRKDTTRWEIGARVLAVRPAALQGSSLFAAAREPMIRLRDTVNETIHLSVPDALHSMVVVDRVDCDHPVRTFHTIGDTSPLHATATGHAILAHLPSREVDEFATGTFEGYGEETITDPVELRTELDRVKERGYAVNHNQYLQGVCAIAAPVLDGDGVPLAAVAVSLPDSRFEPGRLAELGQLVSETAAEITARHLR
- a CDS encoding aminotransferase class III-fold pyridoxal phosphate-dependent enzyme codes for the protein MTTSTRTPAGELSATAARHLLLNMTPNGSLGPEGENLLVVRRGEGPYVDDADGRRYIDGLSGLYCCQLGYSYGPEFAEAAERQLRELCYSPLWTSSAHPTAIELAERLARIAPVDIEHTFFSSGGAEAVETAWKIARRYHALRGEPGRVKAIARRGAYHGLTIGTLSLTDDPGLTEPYGPPAIETRFVSHTNRFGLAPEYVDDETFSSRLLAELEAAILAEGPETVAMLIAEPVQNRGGCITPPHGYWQGLRALADRYGFLLVADEVITAFGRLGEWFGGDRYGARPDLVTVAKGITAGYAPMGATLVSTEVVDVINRPGAVLNHGYTFAGHPLSAAIALRNLEIMERDRILENVRGLQDHLAGRMASLADLPIVGDVRGAGFFYSCELVGDLDGGGFSDTARAELVGDLIPRRMREAGLLARVYNRSAPLVQIAPPLISDRALLDTIADILAQTLAEASARL
- a CDS encoding ABC transporter permease; this translates as MIALRSTLAGRIFLTAASTLILLFLALPIVLIVVTSFGSDAFGSFPPDSWTLSWYTSLFADGSKWPAALSLSALVASLTTVFSLGLGITAATALVRSNLPLRSAVYGLVLAPLVIPQVVVALGLFLLFEPAAMLGSPIAIALGHTVLASPIAVMILMATLKGIDERLEDAAASMGAGRLTVARRITLPLAMPGLIAAAIFSFITSFDEFFISMFLSSVDTVTLPVQVFNVLQFDVDPSVTAVSAVLIAVAVQALALVAAVRRLGGAGKQDGLLPTEPAMGLSTGSDPE
- a CDS encoding succinylglutamate desuccinylase/aspartoacylase domain-containing protein, which translates into the protein MNDATLLVGSLHAQSGTKARGTVRADLGTLTVDIPLTLVNGSRPGPRVVITAGVHGGEFTPIDAVVRLADRLDPAEVHGQVIICPVANPPAVYQGRLNVSPVDGVNLNRVFPGDPAGGPTERLAAWLFTHLVDAADVYVDLHCGGIDQVLRDFVGYRLTGDPDLDKATAELAGSFGIEDVVLGPKADGGNSHAAAARRGISAVLVEVGSLGQRDEPTALRRVDGLLTALRHLGVLDQDGSAPAPIREWVWSAGVTAEATGLWYPEFSFDADVIGEVAQGDILGRIVDPADGTEHTVHAPAGGRIFYGMHGLTVAPGAELAALAVPWDPDTAARPDTLRTPGAGHGSDEAAPRP
- a CDS encoding ABC transporter substrate-binding protein — its product is MRDARIDRRLFLRGVGGATAGLAAASALSACGTGTSRSVADGSGKNSKTLVVRNSGGTYGDANQKAVYDAFTKETGVQIKVVNIAYAQLLAQIKQGRPQFDLIDTSMADIVRFKDEDATEELDYDRLKSTKNTGIADSLMTTHGVGKNYWASVMAYRTDAFDGKKPESWADFWDTKAFSGSRALQARDADLPELEFALLADGVPLDKLYPLDVDRAFRSLDSIKGSVRKYWDTGALPGLLLGREEVVATSVWHGRLDALIKGGSPMAYQWNGARRQSNGFCVPKGAANPDAAYQLIDFALRPDIQAAYAEVYPMAPVVPAAYKKLSSAAAGNLASSPEHLKSGFDLDVEWWIKNEEAVSKRWQEWVNA